A region from the Sorex araneus isolate mSorAra2 chromosome 6, mSorAra2.pri, whole genome shotgun sequence genome encodes:
- the SEC11A gene encoding signal peptidase complex catalytic subunit SEC11A isoform X1: MVSLDFLDDVRRMNKRQLYYQVLNFGMIVSSALMIWKGLMVITGSESPIVVVLSGSMEPAFHRGDLLFLTNRVEDPIRVGEIVVFRIEGREIPIVHRVLKIHEKQNGHIKFLTKGDNNAVDDRGLYKQGQHWLEKKDVVGRARGFVPYIGIVTILMNDYPKFKYAVLFLLGLFVLVHRE, from the exons CTCTATTATCAAGTCCTAAATTTTGGAATGATCGTCTCCTCGGCTCTAATGATCTGGAAAGGGTTAATGGTGATAACTGGAAGCGAAAGTCCAATTGTAGTGGTGCTAAG TGGCAGCATGGAACCTGCATTTCATAGAGGAGACCTTCTCTTTCTTACAAATCGAGTTGAAGATCCCATACGAGTGGGAGAAATTGTTGTTTTTAGGATAGAAGGAAGAGAGATTCCTATAGTTCACCGAGTCTTGAAGATTCATGAAAA gcaaaatgGACATATCAAGTTTTTGACCAAAGGAGATAACAATGCGGTTGATGACCGAGGCCTCTATAAACAAGGACAACATTGGCTAGAGAAGAAAGATGTTGTGGGGAGAGCCAGGGG atttGTTCCTTATATTGGAATTGTGACTATCCTCATGAATGACTATCCTAAATTTAAG TATGCTGTACTCTTtttgctgggtttatttgtgctGGTCCATCGTGAGTAA
- the SEC11A gene encoding signal peptidase complex catalytic subunit SEC11A isoform X2 — MIVSSALMIWKGLMVITGSESPIVVVLSGSMEPAFHRGDLLFLTNRVEDPIRVGEIVVFRIEGREIPIVHRVLKIHEKQNGHIKFLTKGDNNAVDDRGLYKQGQHWLEKKDVVGRARGFVPYIGIVTILMNDYPKFKYAVLFLLGLFVLVHRE; from the exons ATGATCGTCTCCTCGGCTCTAATGATCTGGAAAGGGTTAATGGTGATAACTGGAAGCGAAAGTCCAATTGTAGTGGTGCTAAG TGGCAGCATGGAACCTGCATTTCATAGAGGAGACCTTCTCTTTCTTACAAATCGAGTTGAAGATCCCATACGAGTGGGAGAAATTGTTGTTTTTAGGATAGAAGGAAGAGAGATTCCTATAGTTCACCGAGTCTTGAAGATTCATGAAAA gcaaaatgGACATATCAAGTTTTTGACCAAAGGAGATAACAATGCGGTTGATGACCGAGGCCTCTATAAACAAGGACAACATTGGCTAGAGAAGAAAGATGTTGTGGGGAGAGCCAGGGG atttGTTCCTTATATTGGAATTGTGACTATCCTCATGAATGACTATCCTAAATTTAAG TATGCTGTACTCTTtttgctgggtttatttgtgctGGTCCATCGTGAGTAA